The Streptomyces sp. NBC_01275 genome has a segment encoding these proteins:
- a CDS encoding CoA pyrophosphatase, translated as MTRASNTQNNAQGRTQGSDQGDPVTLSKKGLPDWLDPVVRAVETVQPVQLSRFLPPQDGGGRQSAVLILFGEGERGPELLLMERATSLRSHAGQPSFPGGALDPEDGDPHGDGPLRAALREAEEETGLDPAGVQLFGVLPKLYIPVSGFVVTPVVGWWREPSPVGVVDPGETARVFTVPVADLTDPAHRATTVHPAGHRGPAFLVESALVWGFTAGVIDRLLHYAGWERPWDREKQVPLDWRS; from the coding sequence ATGACGAGGGCGAGCAATACGCAGAACAATGCCCAGGGCAGGACGCAGGGCAGTGATCAGGGCGATCCGGTGACGCTCAGCAAGAAGGGTCTGCCCGACTGGCTGGACCCGGTGGTGCGGGCCGTGGAGACGGTCCAGCCGGTCCAGCTCAGCCGTTTCCTGCCGCCCCAGGACGGTGGAGGCCGACAGTCCGCAGTCCTGATCCTGTTCGGCGAGGGCGAGCGCGGCCCCGAGCTGCTGCTCATGGAGCGTGCGACCTCGCTGCGCTCGCACGCCGGACAGCCCTCCTTCCCCGGCGGCGCCCTCGACCCGGAGGACGGCGATCCGCACGGTGACGGCCCCCTGCGGGCCGCCCTGCGCGAGGCCGAGGAGGAGACCGGCCTCGATCCTGCCGGCGTCCAGCTCTTCGGCGTGCTGCCCAAGCTGTACATCCCGGTCAGCGGCTTCGTCGTCACACCGGTCGTGGGCTGGTGGCGCGAGCCGAGCCCGGTCGGCGTCGTCGACCCGGGCGAGACGGCCCGGGTCTTCACGGTCCCCGTGGCGGATCTCACGGACCCCGCCCACCGCGCCACCACCGTCCACCCCGCCGGCCACCGCGGCCCGGCATTCCTGGTCGAATCCGCCCTCGTCTGGGGCTTCACGGCCGGCGTGATCGACCGCCTGCTGCACTACGCGGGCTGGGAGCGGCCCTGGGACCGCGAGAAGCAGGTCCCGCTCGACTGGCGGTCATGA
- a CDS encoding WhiB family transcriptional regulator, translating to MGWVTDWSAQAACRTTDPDELFVQGAAQNRAKAVCTGCPVRTECLADALDNRVEFGVWGGMTERERRALLRRRPTVTSWRRLLETARSEYERGYERGAVIVPLDDDQIYENYAAVS from the coding sequence ATGGGCTGGGTAACCGACTGGAGTGCGCAGGCTGCCTGCCGCACTACCGATCCGGATGAACTGTTCGTTCAGGGAGCAGCGCAGAACAGGGCCAAGGCGGTGTGCACCGGATGCCCGGTACGCACCGAATGCCTGGCGGACGCGCTCGACAACCGCGTCGAGTTCGGCGTGTGGGGAGGCATGACGGAGCGCGAGCGCCGCGCACTGCTGCGCCGGCGGCCCACCGTGACCTCGTGGCGCCGACTCCTGGAGACGGCGCGCTCGGAGTACGAGCGTGGGTACGAGCGAGGAGCGGTCATCGTGCCGCTCGACGACGACCAGATCTACGAGAACTACGCGGCGGTGAGCTGA
- a CDS encoding MBL fold metallo-hydrolase: MTDAAALPGQPRGGVLSGPATSRAVNVLAPNASAMTLDGTNTWIVSEPGSELAVVIDPGPLDDAHLRAVVDTAEQAGKRVALTLLTHGHPDHAEGAVRFAELTGAKVRALDPALRLGDEGLGAGDVITVGGLELRVVPTPGHTADSLCFHLPADRAVLTGDTILGRGTTVVAHPDGRLGDYLDSLRRLRSLTVDDGVHTVLPGHGPVLEDAQGAVEFYLAHRAHRLAQVETSVENGHRAPAEVVAHVYADVDRSLWPAAELSVRAQLEYLEEHGLI; encoded by the coding sequence ATGACCGACGCAGCGGCCCTCCCCGGGCAGCCTCGCGGCGGAGTCCTCTCGGGCCCCGCCACCTCCCGCGCGGTCAACGTCCTCGCGCCCAACGCCTCCGCGATGACCCTGGACGGCACGAACACCTGGATCGTCTCCGAGCCCGGCTCCGAGCTGGCGGTCGTGATCGACCCGGGCCCGCTGGACGACGCACACCTGCGCGCGGTCGTCGACACCGCCGAGCAGGCCGGCAAGCGCGTCGCCCTCACCCTGCTCACGCACGGCCACCCCGACCACGCCGAGGGCGCCGTCCGCTTCGCCGAGCTGACCGGCGCCAAGGTGCGGGCCCTGGACCCCGCGCTGCGGCTCGGCGACGAGGGCCTGGGCGCCGGGGACGTGATCACGGTCGGCGGCCTGGAGCTGCGGGTCGTCCCGACCCCGGGCCACACCGCCGACTCCCTGTGCTTCCACCTCCCGGCCGACCGGGCGGTCCTGACCGGCGACACGATCCTGGGGCGCGGTACGACGGTCGTGGCGCACCCCGACGGCCGTCTCGGCGACTATCTGGACTCCCTGCGGCGGCTGAGGTCCCTCACGGTCGACGACGGCGTCCACACCGTCCTGCCCGGCCACGGACCCGTCCTGGAGGACGCCCAGGGCGCCGTCGAGTTCTACCTCGCCCACCGCGCCCACCGCCTCGCCCAGGTCGAGACGTCCGTCGAGAACGGCCACCGCGCCCCCGCCGAGGTCGTCGCACACGTGTACGCCGACGTGGACCGCTCCCTGTGGCCCGCGGCGGAGCTGTCGGTACGGGCGCAGCTGGAGTACCTGGAGGAGCACGGGCTCATCTAG
- a CDS encoding Crp/Fnr family transcriptional regulator — protein MDDVLRRNPLFAALDDEQAAELRASMSEVTLARGDSLFHEGDPGDRLYVVTEGKVKLHRTSPDGRENMLAVVGPSELIGELSLFDPGPRTATATALTEVKLLGLGHGDLQPWLNARPEVASALLRAVARRLRKTNDAMSDLVFSDVPGRVARALLDLSRRFGVQSEEGIHVVHDLTQEELAQLVGASRETVNKALADFAQRGWLRLEARAVILLDVERLAKRSR, from the coding sequence GTGGACGACGTCCTGCGGCGCAACCCGCTCTTCGCGGCTCTCGACGACGAGCAGGCCGCAGAGCTGCGCGCCTCCATGAGCGAGGTGACCCTCGCCCGTGGAGACTCGCTGTTCCACGAAGGCGACCCGGGCGACCGGCTCTATGTCGTCACCGAGGGCAAGGTGAAGCTTCACCGCACGTCCCCGGACGGCCGGGAGAACATGCTGGCGGTGGTGGGGCCCAGCGAGCTGATCGGCGAGCTGTCGCTCTTCGACCCGGGCCCGCGCACGGCGACCGCCACCGCGCTGACCGAGGTCAAGCTGCTCGGCCTCGGCCACGGCGACCTCCAGCCCTGGCTGAACGCGCGCCCCGAGGTGGCCTCCGCGCTGCTGCGCGCCGTCGCCCGGCGTCTGCGCAAGACCAACGACGCCATGTCCGACCTGGTCTTCTCGGACGTCCCCGGCCGCGTGGCCCGGGCCCTGCTGGACCTCTCCCGGCGCTTCGGCGTGCAGTCCGAGGAGGGCATCCACGTCGTGCACGACCTGACGCAGGAGGAGCTGGCCCAGCTCGTCGGCGCGTCGCGCGAGACCGTGAACAAGGCGCTGGCGGACTTCGCCCAGCGCGGGTGGCTCCGCCTGGAGGCGCGGGCGGTCATCCTGCTGGACGTGGAGCGGCTGGCGAAGCGGTCGCGCTAG
- a CDS encoding transglycosylase domain-containing protein, whose protein sequence is MPKKRSGGGLSPTQQAAKFLGVSVLAGAVMAGIALPAFGALGLAAKGSVESFDELPANLKTPPLSQRTTILDADGDQIASVYSRDRTVVDLKNISPYMQKAIVAIEDSRFYQHGAIDLKGVLRALNKNVQSSGVSQGASTLTQQYVKNVFVEEAGDDPTKVAQATQQTLGRKIKELKYAIQVEEELGKKKILENYLNITFFGEQAYGVEAAAQRYFSTHAKDLTLPQAAMLAGIVQSPSRYDPVNDEAEATKRRNTVLQRMAEVGDISEAEAAKAQNTPLKLKVTQPKNGCITAVQGASFFCKYVERVFLSDPVFGKTKEQRAKVWNQGGLTIRTTLEPQAQESVQDSLKDHVYKSDKVAAAATLVEPGTGKILAMGQSKPYGYGKNETEYNYSVNASMGGSNYGFPTGSTFKPFVAAAALEEGRPANQTYSAPYEMSYPATVQTCSGSPWVNDGDYKLENESESEKGPYALKDAMAKSVNTYFVQMLADIGMCPVVKMTNALGVVQGNGDKVPEVPSSMTLGSTGLSPLTMATAYAAFASRGMYCTPVAIESITQTVGGTKKSLEVPKSTCSRAMSEKTADTVNTLLNGVIDSGTGQQAGLSGRESAGKTGTTDSRKNAWFVGYTPNLAGAVWVGSATQKVQMTQITIGGVYHDQVYGGDTPGPIWRDAMNGALSGKESPSFNLVNIPSAEKDRDKGDGNNDGGNGDNGGDTGNDDGFIGGLLTNGTTNGGTTGDTTGTTTGDTSTGGFFQGQTNSGNGNGGNRG, encoded by the coding sequence ATGCCAAAAAAGCGCTCGGGCGGTGGTCTGTCCCCAACGCAGCAGGCCGCCAAGTTCCTCGGTGTCAGTGTGCTCGCGGGAGCCGTCATGGCGGGCATCGCGCTGCCCGCGTTCGGCGCGCTGGGTCTGGCCGCCAAGGGGTCGGTGGAGTCGTTCGACGAACTCCCGGCCAACCTCAAGACGCCCCCGCTGAGCCAGCGCACCACGATCCTCGACGCCGACGGCGACCAGATCGCTTCGGTCTACTCCCGTGACCGCACGGTGGTCGACCTCAAGAACATCTCGCCGTACATGCAGAAGGCGATCGTCGCGATCGAGGACTCGCGCTTCTACCAGCACGGCGCGATCGACCTCAAGGGCGTCCTGCGCGCGCTCAACAAGAACGTGCAGAGCAGCGGGGTCTCCCAGGGCGCCTCGACGCTCACCCAGCAGTATGTGAAGAACGTCTTCGTGGAGGAGGCCGGCGACGACCCGACGAAGGTCGCGCAGGCCACCCAGCAGACCCTCGGCCGCAAGATCAAGGAGCTGAAGTACGCGATCCAGGTGGAGGAGGAGCTCGGCAAGAAGAAGATCCTCGAGAACTACCTGAACATCACGTTCTTCGGCGAGCAGGCCTACGGCGTCGAGGCGGCCGCCCAGCGCTACTTCTCCACGCACGCCAAGGACCTCACCCTGCCGCAGGCGGCCATGCTGGCCGGCATCGTCCAGTCGCCCAGCCGCTACGACCCGGTCAACGACGAGGCCGAGGCCACCAAGCGCCGTAACACCGTGCTGCAGCGGATGGCCGAGGTCGGCGACATCTCCGAGGCCGAGGCCGCCAAGGCGCAGAACACCCCGCTGAAGCTGAAGGTCACCCAGCCGAAGAACGGCTGCATCACCGCCGTGCAGGGCGCCAGCTTCTTCTGCAAGTACGTCGAGCGGGTCTTCCTCAGCGACCCGGTCTTCGGCAAGACGAAGGAACAGCGCGCGAAGGTCTGGAACCAGGGCGGCCTCACGATCCGTACGACGCTCGAGCCGCAGGCCCAGGAGTCCGTCCAGGACTCGCTGAAGGACCACGTCTACAAGTCGGACAAGGTCGCCGCGGCCGCCACGCTCGTCGAGCCCGGCACCGGCAAGATCCTCGCGATGGGCCAGTCCAAGCCGTACGGCTACGGCAAGAACGAGACCGAGTACAACTACTCGGTCAACGCGTCGATGGGCGGCTCGAACTACGGCTTCCCGACCGGTTCGACGTTCAAGCCGTTCGTGGCCGCGGCCGCGCTGGAGGAGGGCCGTCCGGCCAACCAGACCTACTCCGCGCCGTACGAGATGTCGTATCCGGCCACGGTCCAGACGTGCAGCGGCAGTCCGTGGGTCAACGACGGCGACTACAAGCTGGAGAACGAGAGCGAGTCCGAGAAGGGGCCGTACGCCCTGAAGGACGCGATGGCCAAGTCGGTCAACACCTACTTCGTGCAGATGCTCGCGGACATCGGCATGTGCCCCGTGGTGAAGATGACCAACGCGCTGGGCGTGGTCCAGGGCAACGGCGACAAGGTCCCCGAGGTCCCGTCCTCCATGACCCTCGGCTCCACCGGCCTCTCCCCCCTGACGATGGCGACCGCGTACGCCGCCTTCGCCAGCCGGGGCATGTACTGCACCCCGGTCGCCATCGAGTCGATCACCCAGACCGTGGGCGGCACGAAGAAGTCGCTGGAGGTCCCGAAGTCGACCTGCTCGCGCGCGATGAGCGAGAAGACCGCGGACACCGTCAACACCCTCCTGAACGGCGTGATCGACTCCGGCACCGGCCAGCAGGCCGGTCTGTCGGGCCGCGAGAGCGCCGGCAAGACGGGTACGACCGACTCGCGCAAGAACGCCTGGTTCGTCGGCTACACCCCGAACCTCGCGGGCGCCGTCTGGGTCGGCAGCGCCACCCAGAAGGTCCAGATGACCCAGATCACCATCGGCGGCGTCTACCACGATCAGGTCTACGGCGGCGACACCCCCGGCCCGATCTGGCGGGACGCCATGAACGGCGCCCTGTCCGGCAAGGAATCCCCGAGCTTCAACCTCGTCAACATCCCGAGCGCCGAGAAGGACCGCGACAAGGGAGACGGCAACAACGACGGCGGCAACGGGGACAACGGCGGCGACACCGGCAACGACGACGGCTTCATCGGCGGCCTGCTCACCAACGGCACGACGAACGGCGGCACCACCGGCGACACGACCGGCACCACCACCGGCGACACGTCGACGGGCGGCTTCTTCCAGGGCCAGACCAACTCCGGCAACGGCAACGGGGGCAACCGCGGATAG
- a CDS encoding RidA family protein codes for MSAVEAKLAELGLTLPAVVPPLAAYQPAVLSGPYVFTSGQLPMVDGKLPVTGKVGAEVTPEEAKQLARTCALNALAAVKSVAGDLDRIARVVKVVGFVASASDFTGQPAVVNGASELLGEVLGDKGVHARSAVGVAVLPLDAPVEVEIQVELVP; via the coding sequence GTGAGCGCGGTCGAGGCGAAGCTCGCCGAGCTGGGCCTGACCCTGCCGGCGGTAGTGCCGCCCCTCGCGGCCTACCAGCCGGCCGTGCTGTCCGGCCCGTACGTGTTCACGTCCGGCCAGCTGCCCATGGTGGACGGCAAGCTGCCGGTCACCGGCAAGGTCGGCGCGGAAGTCACCCCCGAGGAGGCCAAGCAGCTGGCCCGCACCTGCGCGCTGAACGCCCTGGCCGCCGTCAAGTCGGTCGCGGGCGACCTGGACCGCATCGCGCGCGTGGTGAAGGTCGTCGGCTTCGTGGCGTCGGCCTCGGACTTCACCGGCCAGCCCGCCGTCGTCAACGGCGCGAGCGAACTGCTGGGCGAGGTCCTGGGCGACAAGGGCGTGCACGCGCGCAGTGCGGTGGGCGTCGCGGTGCTGCCGCTGGACGCGCCCGTGGAGGTCGAGATCCAGGTCGAGCTCGTCCCGTAG
- a CDS encoding ArsA-related P-loop ATPase, translating into MSRLQVVSGKGGTGKTTVAAALALALATAGKRTLLVEVEGRQGIAQLFETETLPYEERKIAVAPGGGEVYALAIDPELALLDYLQMFYKLGSAGRALKKLGAIDFATTVAPGLRDVLLTGKACESVRRKDKQGRFVYDYVVMDAPPTGRVTRFLNVNDEVAGLAKIGPIHNQAQAVMRVLKSPETAVHMVTLLEEMPVQETADGIAELRAARLPVGRVIVNMVRPEVLDENELELVRGLTRSSVARSLSAAGLGGARRGGHAERLVDPLLKQAEEYAERYALEHEQRAVLSDLDLPLHELPLLAEGMDLAGLYELAAELRKQGVA; encoded by the coding sequence GTGAGCAGGCTCCAGGTCGTCAGCGGCAAGGGCGGGACCGGAAAGACGACGGTCGCCGCGGCCCTCGCGCTGGCCCTCGCCACGGCAGGGAAGCGGACGCTTCTCGTCGAGGTGGAGGGCCGGCAAGGCATCGCGCAGCTCTTCGAGACGGAGACGTTGCCCTATGAAGAACGGAAGATCGCGGTCGCTCCGGGGGGCGGTGAGGTGTACGCCCTCGCCATCGACCCCGAGCTGGCCCTTCTGGACTACCTCCAGATGTTCTACAAACTGGGGAGCGCCGGGCGAGCCCTGAAGAAGCTCGGCGCCATCGACTTCGCCACCACCGTCGCGCCCGGCCTGAGGGACGTACTCCTCACCGGCAAGGCGTGCGAGTCGGTGCGCAGGAAGGACAAGCAGGGGCGGTTCGTGTACGACTACGTCGTCATGGACGCCCCGCCCACGGGCCGCGTCACCCGCTTTCTGAACGTGAACGACGAGGTCGCCGGCCTGGCCAAGATCGGCCCGATACACAATCAGGCGCAGGCCGTGATGCGGGTGCTGAAGTCGCCGGAGACGGCCGTGCACATGGTGACGCTGCTGGAGGAGATGCCCGTCCAGGAGACCGCGGACGGCATCGCCGAGCTCCGGGCGGCCAGACTCCCGGTCGGGCGGGTCATCGTGAACATGGTGCGGCCCGAGGTGTTGGACGAGAACGAGCTGGAACTCGTACGGGGCCTGACGCGTTCTTCTGTCGCCCGGTCGTTGTCCGCCGCCGGGCTCGGCGGGGCGCGGCGCGGCGGGCATGCCGAGCGGCTGGTGGACCCGCTCCTGAAGCAGGCCGAGGAGTACGCCGAGCGGTATGCGCTGGAGCACGAGCAGCGCGCGGTCCTGAGCGACCTGGACCTGCCGCTGCACGAACTGCCGCTGCTCGCCGAGGGCATGGACCTCGCGGGCCTGTACGAACTCGCCGCCGAGCTGCGGAAGCAGGGGGTCGCATGA
- a CDS encoding nucleotidyltransferase domain-containing protein, with amino-acid sequence MAETVLSRGLDPQGYIAREGSLARVPHDFRPVAAAARDRILELFGARLHSAYLYGSIPRGTARVGRSDLDLLVALYEEPTETDRADGRVLDEALDREFPQIDGGGTLMVSRARVLSDLETYDLGWFVACLCTPLLGEDLAEHLPRYRPDSLLARETNGDLALALPRWRERIVSADDSDEARRPLVRFMSRRLVRTAFTLVMPRWNGWTSDLHEMAEAFGGYYPQRAQQLRTAAVLGYEPTGDADVLRTYVDDLGPWLADEYARVHGIKAPRPD; translated from the coding sequence ATGGCTGAAACGGTTCTCTCCAGAGGTCTCGACCCTCAGGGCTACATCGCCCGCGAAGGCTCTCTCGCGCGCGTGCCACACGACTTCCGTCCCGTCGCCGCAGCCGCCCGGGACCGGATCCTGGAGCTCTTCGGGGCGCGGCTGCACAGCGCGTACCTCTACGGCTCGATTCCGCGCGGCACCGCACGCGTGGGCCGCAGCGATCTCGACCTCCTAGTGGCCCTGTACGAGGAGCCCACGGAGACGGACCGGGCCGACGGCCGTGTCCTCGACGAGGCCCTCGACAGAGAGTTCCCCCAGATCGACGGCGGTGGGACGCTCATGGTCAGCCGCGCGCGCGTGCTGAGCGACCTGGAGACGTACGACCTGGGGTGGTTCGTCGCGTGCCTGTGCACGCCGCTGCTGGGCGAGGACCTCGCCGAACACCTTCCCCGCTACCGTCCCGACTCGCTGCTCGCGCGCGAGACCAACGGAGACCTCGCCCTGGCGCTCCCCCGCTGGCGCGAGCGCATCGTCTCGGCGGACGACTCCGACGAGGCCCGCCGACCCCTCGTACGGTTCATGTCCCGCCGCCTCGTGCGCACCGCGTTCACGCTCGTCATGCCCCGCTGGAACGGCTGGACGAGCGACCTGCACGAGATGGCGGAGGCGTTCGGCGGGTACTACCCGCAGCGGGCGCAGCAGCTACGGACAGCGGCCGTACTCGGCTACGAGCCGACGGGGGACGCAGACGTGCTCAGGACGTACGTCGACGATCTCGGGCCGTGGCTCGCGGACGAGTACGCGCGCGTGCACGGCATCAAGGCCCCCAGACCCGACTAG
- a CDS encoding ArsA family ATPase produces MLDVDPLIDDPATRIVVCCGSGGVGKTTTAAALGLRAAERGRKVVVLTIDPARRLAQSMGIDSLDNTPRRVKGVDDSATGDLHAMMLDMKRTFDEIVEAHADPERAAAILGNPFYQSLSAGFAGTQEYMAMEKLGQLRARDEWDLIIVDTPPSRSALDFLDAPKRLGSFLDGKLIRLLTAPAKLGGRAGMKFLNVGMSMMTGTLGKLLGGQLLKDVQTFVAAMDTTFGGFRTRADATYKLLQAPGTAFLVVAAPERDALREAAYFVQRLAAEDMPLAGLVLNRVHGSGAAQLSAERALAAAENLDESRIVDQEGGKAGLRNSPDTYDSSEPPASESAASEPAASEPAGPESAASGPTGPESPPVGSVGSEPGSPAGADRTVDDLTAGLLRLHAERMHLLSREQRTRDRFTALHPEVAVAEVAALPGDVHDLAGLRDIGNRLAANRPELPEAVDS; encoded by the coding sequence GTGCTGGACGTCGATCCGCTGATCGACGATCCGGCGACCCGCATCGTGGTGTGCTGCGGCTCGGGCGGGGTCGGCAAGACGACGACCGCGGCGGCGCTGGGGCTCAGGGCCGCCGAGCGCGGCCGCAAGGTGGTGGTCCTCACCATCGACCCCGCGCGCCGGCTCGCCCAGTCCATGGGCATCGACTCGCTCGACAACACCCCGCGCCGGGTGAAGGGCGTGGACGACTCCGCGACCGGCGACCTGCACGCCATGATGCTCGACATGAAGCGCACCTTCGACGAGATCGTCGAGGCGCACGCGGACCCCGAGCGGGCCGCCGCGATCCTGGGCAACCCCTTCTACCAGTCGCTCTCGGCGGGCTTCGCGGGCACGCAGGAGTACATGGCGATGGAGAAGCTGGGGCAGCTGCGCGCCAGGGACGAGTGGGACCTGATCATCGTGGACACGCCACCGTCGCGTTCGGCTCTGGACTTCCTCGACGCGCCGAAGCGGCTCGGGTCGTTCCTGGACGGCAAGCTGATCCGGCTGCTGACGGCCCCGGCGAAGCTGGGCGGACGCGCGGGGATGAAGTTCCTGAACGTCGGGATGTCGATGATGACCGGCACCCTCGGCAAGCTGCTCGGCGGCCAGCTGCTCAAGGACGTCCAGACGTTCGTGGCCGCGATGGACACGACCTTCGGCGGCTTCCGCACGCGCGCGGACGCGACGTACAAGCTGCTCCAGGCGCCCGGGACGGCGTTCCTGGTGGTGGCGGCTCCCGAGCGGGACGCGCTGCGGGAGGCCGCCTACTTCGTGCAGCGGCTGGCCGCCGAGGACATGCCGCTGGCCGGTCTGGTGCTCAACCGGGTCCATGGCAGCGGCGCCGCCCAGCTGTCCGCCGAGCGGGCGCTCGCAGCCGCGGAAAATCTTGACGAGTCCCGCATTGTCGATCAGGAGGGCGGGAAAGCTGGACTTCGTAACTCTCCCGACACGTACGACAGTTCAGAACCTCCCGCATCCGAGTCAGCAGCATCTGAGCCCGCAGCATCCGAGCCAGCCGGACCCGAGTCAGCCGCATCTGGGCCGACCGGACCCGAATCGCCCCCAGTCGGCTCCGTCGGCTCCGAGCCCGGCTCCCCCGCCGGTGCGGACCGGACGGTCGACGATCTCACCGCAGGTCTGTTGAGACTGCATGCCGAGCGGATGCACCTGCTCTCCCGCGAGCAGCGCACACGGGACCGCTTCACCGCCCTCCACCCCGAGGTGGCGGTGGCCGAAGTGGCCGCACTGCCCGGCGACGTGCACGACCTCGCGGGGTTGCGGGACATCGGGAACCGGCTCGCGGCCAACCGGCCGGAGCTGCCCGAGGCTGTCGACAGCTGA
- a CDS encoding DUF4177 domain-containing protein: MTKWEYATVPLLVHATKQILDTWGEDGWELVQVVPGPNNPEQLVAYLKRAKA; encoded by the coding sequence ATGACCAAGTGGGAATACGCAACCGTGCCGCTGCTCGTCCACGCCACGAAGCAGATTCTGGACACCTGGGGCGAGGACGGCTGGGAGCTCGTCCAGGTCGTGCCCGGGCCGAACAACCCCGAGCAGCTCGTGGCCTACCTGAAGCGGGCGAAGGCGTGA
- a CDS encoding NUDIX hydrolase, with the protein MANGQWFPPDWPERIRALADGTLTPVTPKRAATVMLLKDAGDGSTVVHMLRRRASMAFAGGAYAYPGGGVDPRDDDRQVRWAGPTRAWWAERLGVDETAAQAIVCAAVRETYEEAGVLLAGPTPDSVVGDTTGADWETDRAALVARDLSFAEFLDRRGLVLRSDLLGAWTRWITPEFEPRRYDTWFFVAALPEGQRTRNVSTEADRTVWIRPADAAASYDKGELLMMPPTIATLRQLAPHAGAAEALAAAPERDLTPVLAQARLADGEVVLSWPGHDEFTQHIPLARTGGGPA; encoded by the coding sequence ATGGCGAATGGGCAGTGGTTCCCCCCGGACTGGCCGGAACGCATCCGCGCGCTGGCGGACGGCACGCTGACACCCGTCACGCCCAAGCGCGCGGCCACCGTCATGCTCCTGAAAGACGCCGGCGACGGCTCGACGGTCGTCCACATGCTGCGCAGACGCGCCTCCATGGCCTTCGCCGGAGGCGCGTACGCCTACCCCGGCGGCGGCGTCGACCCGCGCGACGACGACCGTCAGGTGCGCTGGGCGGGCCCCACGCGCGCGTGGTGGGCCGAGCGCCTCGGCGTCGACGAGACGGCGGCCCAGGCGATCGTCTGCGCGGCCGTCCGGGAGACGTACGAGGAGGCCGGCGTCCTGCTCGCGGGGCCGACCCCCGACTCGGTGGTCGGCGACACGACCGGCGCCGACTGGGAGACCGACCGTGCGGCCCTGGTCGCCCGTGACCTGTCGTTCGCGGAGTTCCTCGACCGCCGCGGACTGGTCCTGCGCTCTGACCTCCTCGGCGCCTGGACGCGCTGGATCACCCCGGAGTTCGAGCCCCGCCGCTACGACACCTGGTTCTTCGTGGCCGCCCTCCCCGAGGGCCAGCGCACCCGCAACGTCTCCACGGAGGCCGACCGCACGGTGTGGATCCGCCCGGCGGACGCGGCGGCCTCGTACGACAAGGGCGAGCTGCTGATGATGCCGCCCACCATCGCGACCCTGCGTCAGCTCGCTCCGCACGCCGGCGCCGCCGAGGCGCTCGCCGCGGCCCCCGAGCGCGATCTGACCCCCGTCCTGGCGCAGGCCCGCCTCGCGGACGGCGAGGTCGTGCTGTCCTGGCCGGGCCACGACGAGTTCACCCAGCACATCCCGCTCGCCCGGACCGGTGGAGGCCCCGCATGA
- the nth gene encoding endonuclease III: protein MGERASGGGKETAKVTKKTAAGKSVEAGKTAATKKAPPVKAKKAAGTQETPAAKKATAAAKAPAVAKTPAVAAVAPAGKPESRTAVVRRARRINRELAEVYPYAHPELDFENPFQLLVATVLSAQTTDLRVNQTTPALFAKYPTPEDLAAADPEEVEEILRPTGFFRAKTKSVIGLSKGLTEEFGGEVPGRLEDLVKLPGVGRKTAFVVLGNAFGRPGITVDTHFQRLVRRWRWTEETEPDKIEAAIGALFPKSEWTMLSHHVIFHGRRICHARKPACGACPIAPLCPAYGEGETDPEKATKLLKYEKGGFPGQRLKPPQAYLDAGGRPAPPLGAG from the coding sequence GTGGGCGAACGGGCCTCCGGCGGCGGTAAGGAAACGGCAAAAGTGACAAAGAAGACGGCTGCCGGAAAATCGGTCGAGGCGGGGAAAACGGCTGCGACGAAGAAGGCGCCTCCGGTGAAGGCGAAGAAGGCGGCCGGGACGCAGGAGACACCTGCGGCGAAGAAGGCGACCGCGGCGGCGAAAGCGCCCGCTGTGGCGAAGACGCCTGCTGTCGCCGCCGTGGCCCCGGCCGGAAAGCCCGAGTCCCGCACCGCTGTCGTCCGTCGTGCCCGCCGCATCAACCGCGAGCTCGCCGAGGTCTACCCCTACGCCCACCCCGAGCTGGACTTCGAGAACCCCTTCCAGCTCCTGGTCGCCACGGTCCTGTCCGCCCAGACCACCGACCTCCGGGTGAACCAGACGACCCCCGCGCTCTTCGCGAAGTACCCCACGCCGGAGGACCTGGCCGCCGCCGATCCGGAGGAGGTCGAGGAGATCCTCCGCCCGACCGGCTTCTTCCGTGCCAAGACCAAGTCGGTCATAGGGCTCTCCAAGGGCCTGACCGAGGAGTTCGGCGGCGAGGTCCCCGGTCGGCTCGAGGACCTGGTGAAGCTGCCCGGCGTGGGTCGCAAGACCGCCTTCGTGGTGCTGGGCAACGCGTTCGGCCGCCCCGGGATCACCGTGGACACGCACTTCCAGCGGCTCGTGCGACGCTGGCGGTGGACCGAGGAGACCGAGCCGGACAAGATCGAGGCCGCGATCGGCGCGCTCTTCCCCAAGAGCGAGTGGACGATGCTCTCGCACCACGTGATCTTCCACGGCCGCCGTATCTGCCACGCCCGCAAGCCCGCCTGCGGCGCCTGCCCCATCGCCCCGCTCTGCCCGGCGTACGGCGAGGGCGAGACGGACCCCGAGAAGGCGACGAAGCTCCTGAAGTACGAGAAGGGCGGCTTCCCCGGCCAACGGCTGAAGCCGCCCCAGGCCTACCTCGACGCGGGCGGCAGGCCGGCCCCGCCGCTGGGGGCCGGATGA